The DNA segment TTGTATTCAATTACGAGCACATGTAACAGACAGAACAGACAGTAGCTGTTTACCTTTGATTAGGTATCCGTACTGATGAACACTGGCTTATTTATCCAGCTTGCCTTCCTTAAACACGTGCCGCAGTATCCGCCTTTAACAGTGCAGCTTGTGCTACTGAGGTAACGTCCAAAATATTTACCACTGTTTACAGAAATGAAagaataaaacacaaaattGATCAAACCTCCTGCCTCTGTGTGCTGCGTCCACCTTCTTCAGAAGGAAGTTGATGTTGATGACTTGACGTTTTAAACATGGCCAACAGAACCAGATGCATTACTAAATTATATAGGCTATTAAGAATTTTAGTTTGTTTACAGTCCTCAAAAAGAGCTGTTTCAGACTAACCGATCAGAAAGGCAGTGTTTCATCACGTACGTACAAAACTCCAACAGAAATATACAGAATTCCCAACATGAAAACATTCAGTGTTCTCTCTCAAATGGGCATAGTAGTCTGTCTGTATGGGCTTGGATTGAACGCAGCGCTATGTATAGCATACAGTGGGTCCTGTACCTCCGGCTCTGCCCCACGTGTGGGTCCACTTTGTTCCGGCGGGGGTGCCTTACAGCAAAAGACACACAATACTCCTCCCCCAAGCAGAACCAACACTGTTCCTGTCCACCCTGTGTACAGAGCTGCTCCACAGTCCGTGGTCAGATGAATATCGGTGTCCAGATTGTTGTTTGTGGCATGAGTGGCCCAAGCCACCACTACCAGTAGAAGCAGCCCCACTACGATGAAGACCAGTCCAGCAGCTGCCTTAATTTGCATGCGCTGAGGAAACTTTACAAAACCTACCAAGTAGATGAGTACCGGGAAGATCCCTGCTACAATGGAGGCGATGAGCAGGGCTTTCCAAGAGCGGAAGAATCCAGACAGGGACAACAAAGACATGTAGAAGTTGCAGTGCAGGCTCCCTTTGCTGAGTTCCTGCCAGTTCAACCAAACGCCGTCCCAGTACAAGACAAGAGTGTCTGTGTTGTTGTCCACGGTTCCAGTCACATTCCACATGGGCAAGAACCTGGTCAAGATGGCGCAAAGCCAGCCTGTGAAGGCCAGCCCAAAGCTGGATAGCTCGACCCACCGTTCCATGTTCGACTTCAGCTTAGGAAGGAAGCAGAGCTGATAACTGACTGTAGGGGGAAACCAGTCGCTCTGGATTCCAGCTGTGGGTGTGGAGGCTGCGCAGTGTTCGCCCGAGACACTGGGGatcacttttcctttttttcttttctttcatggTTTCAAAACAGTCCCTATTTGCTTTCagcctctctttttttccaccCAGAGGCCAAGACAATGATGTCAGTGTGACAGCAAGCTCCTCTTTTGTCCTGTGAGGAACTCTTTGTGAGACACAACGTTGTGCTTGAAACGTGAAGGCATCAAGTATGAAAAATGTAACCAAATTTTATTCAGATAGGAAACACTGTTAAAACAGACAGCGCAGGCATATTACAGACAACACTGTGCTCAGGCGCGTCAGACCGTGTtcgtgtgaagaaccttctaaagaAACGTGCGGTTATTCAGCAGTTTAACAAACATGGAGCCTGTCTTCACCAGCTGTTCTtaagaagacatttcttcttaaaCCCAGCTATACGCAGTTTTCACAAAGACTTTTCTTACACTGTATTAAtgaatagacaaaagtattgggacacctacacgtttcacctacaggagcttttttgACGTCCAATTCTAACCCCATAAGCATTATTCTGGAGCTGGTGCTCCTTTGCTCTCAGCTCTaagagcagcaggtctggagctctgctgcagttactgagtcagttggaggcttttctgcactctgctctgagctcagcactcggccctgaccccgctctgtaactttacgtggtctgacagacactcggtggctgagctgctctctgtgagctgttcctcctaaactcttccactgttcaataataacaccactcacagctgatggaggaagatctaggagggaggagatttcaccagctgacttgttgttggtgcagcggtgtctcctattacatacagaaccacgctagaatgattgattgattagaaggtgtgtcccaatacttttgtccacatagcgtATTAACTGCAGTTGaaaaaatatgtacatttgttttattttttggccAAAAAGTGATCCACTTTACTCTGTTCATGATCTTAAGACTAGAACCTCACACATAGTTCCTGAAAGCATAACTGCTGTGGGTTCCTGACTTTGCCGAGGTGTATCTGGTCGAGTGTTTGGCCCTCTGTGGTGGACAGCTGGTGCAGAGAACTGCCCCTCCGATTAGCAAGAACCCTGCAGTCACCCAGCCCACATAGATCGCCGCCCCCATCTCCCTCTTCAGCGCCTCATGCACAATAGGGTTGTGGAAGTCCCTGATGATGGAGTCGGCCgtccaggacacaggcaccACGGTGGTGAGGCCCGAGAGTATGAAGGTGATTCCAGATGCCACCACAATCCGGGCTTTGGCCTGTGGGTTACTCAGGCAGTTGGTGCAGTCGGCCCCGAGCAGGAAGATCACGAAGGCCAGGCATGCAAGCGCCATGGTGGTGACTACAAGGCCACGGGAGGCCTGCAGCGAAGGGTCTAGGTCCAATAAGGCGTCATATAACTTGCACTGCATTTGGCCTGTGCGCTCATAAACGCAGGTCATCCACAGGCCCTCCCAAAAGACCTGCGCCACCACAATGTTGGTGCCGATGAAAGCAGTTACCTTCCACATGGGCAGCGCGCAGATGATGATGGTGCCAGCCAAGCCTATCATGGACAAGGTGATGCCCAGGACCTGCAGAGCCATTGAGGGACctgcagaaggagagagagagagagagaaacagggctGAGAAACGT comes from the Salminus brasiliensis chromosome 23, fSalBra1.hap2, whole genome shotgun sequence genome and includes:
- the LOC140546013 gene encoding claudin-4-like, which codes for MERWVELSSFGLAFTGWLCAILTRFLPMWNVTGTVDNNTDTLVLYWDGVWLNWQELSKGSLHCNFYMSLLSLSGFFRSWKALLIASIVAGIFPVLIYLVGFVKFPQRMQIKAAAGLVFIVVGLLLLVVVAWATHATNNNLDTDIHLTTDCGAALYTGWTGTVLVLLGGGVLCVFCCKAPPPEQSGPTRGAEPEVQDPLYAIHSAAFNPSPYRQTTMPI
- the cldnj gene encoding claudin j is translated as MALQVLGITLSMIGLAGTIIICALPMWKVTAFIGTNIVVAQVFWEGLWMTCVYERTGQMQCKLYDALLDLDPSLQASRGLVVTTMALACLAFVIFLLGADCTNCLSNPQAKARIVVASGITFILSGLTTVVPVSWTADSIIRDFHNPIVHEALKREMGAAIYVGWVTAGFLLIGGAVLCTSCPPQRAKHSTRYTSAKSGTHSSYAFRNYV